The Geothrix sp. genome window below encodes:
- a CDS encoding porin has translation MKISRLAGVAALLAAGFAQAQTPTVKIDGLLMEFWATQMMDSNLRLNTTAAAGASKYYGLDSRFQENGFAVKRAEIYMSGTVTDTISWNVMFDPNNSNTTAVPNAVLQDFVMTWAPIKGFALKAGQFKMPTTYEATMVAAREILFFERNQINRKFGDARDRGIWASYAYGDPKGFQGKLNVAISNGTTDDGSGGKNNENTLAGSGNAQKDYTFRFEGGYGSAHKFGFYYREGVTGLKDSTLVTATVPATWTVGAPTPAQIKDNKDKTTLQGIYYAFKNDTWQASAEYATGLLGRRYPTLFTAAAAPLREHLDQKFAGYVVDGAYKMGSHWITARYDVLNYNSGDDWYTATSPYKTATADYSPKYTEITVGYNYVFIPTKQAAGKLKLDFVKRSDNFLTPRAGQTGEQGGNSIVASIMLSY, from the coding sequence ATGAAGATTTCCCGCCTCGCCGGTGTCGCCGCGCTGCTTGCAGCCGGATTCGCCCAGGCCCAGACCCCCACCGTCAAGATCGACGGCCTCCTGATGGAGTTCTGGGCCACCCAGATGATGGACAGCAACCTGCGCCTCAACACCACGGCCGCGGCCGGTGCCTCCAAGTACTACGGTCTCGATTCCCGCTTCCAGGAGAACGGTTTCGCCGTCAAGCGCGCTGAAATCTACATGAGCGGCACCGTGACGGACACGATCAGCTGGAATGTGATGTTCGATCCGAACAACAGCAACACCACCGCCGTGCCCAACGCCGTCCTCCAGGACTTCGTCATGACCTGGGCCCCCATCAAGGGCTTCGCCCTGAAGGCCGGCCAGTTCAAGATGCCGACCACCTACGAAGCCACCATGGTCGCCGCCCGCGAGATCCTCTTCTTCGAGCGCAACCAGATCAACCGCAAGTTCGGGGATGCCCGCGATCGCGGCATCTGGGCCAGCTACGCCTACGGCGATCCCAAGGGCTTCCAGGGCAAGCTGAATGTCGCCATCTCCAACGGCACCACCGATGACGGCAGCGGCGGCAAGAACAACGAGAACACCCTGGCCGGCTCCGGCAACGCCCAGAAGGACTACACCTTCCGCTTCGAGGGTGGCTACGGCTCCGCCCACAAGTTCGGCTTCTACTACCGCGAAGGCGTGACCGGCCTGAAGGATTCCACCCTGGTGACGGCCACGGTTCCCGCCACCTGGACCGTGGGTGCTCCCACCCCCGCCCAGATCAAGGACAACAAGGACAAGACCACCCTCCAGGGCATCTACTACGCCTTCAAGAACGACACCTGGCAGGCCAGCGCCGAGTACGCCACGGGCCTTCTGGGCCGCCGCTACCCGACCCTCTTCACCGCGGCCGCCGCTCCGCTCCGCGAGCACCTCGACCAGAAGTTCGCCGGCTATGTGGTGGATGGCGCCTACAAGATGGGCAGCCACTGGATCACGGCCCGCTACGATGTGCTGAACTACAACTCCGGTGACGACTGGTACACCGCGACCAGCCCCTACAAGACGGCCACGGCCGATTACAGCCCGAAGTACACGGAAATCACCGTGGGCTACAACTATGTGTTCATCCCCACCAAGCAGGCCGCCGGCAAGCTGAAGCTGGACTTCGTCAAGCGCAGCGACAACTTCCTGACCCCCCGCGCGGGCCAGACCGGCGAGCAGGGCGGCAACAGCATCGTCGCCTCGATCATGCTGTCCTACTGA
- a CDS encoding CBS domain-containing protein, which yields MTTVEKWMTKNPITIEQDASIIEAIHLMKEKGIRRLPVMAQGQFTGLITERMIKDYTPGKATSLDTWEVHYLLSKTPVKDVMNPNPRTVTPDVDLATAAQAILDHKLYGLCVVDGAGKLVGIMSVGDMLKAVVEFAKAR from the coding sequence ATGACCACCGTCGAAAAGTGGATGACGAAGAATCCCATCACCATCGAGCAGGACGCCTCGATCATCGAGGCCATCCACCTCATGAAGGAGAAGGGCATTCGCCGCCTGCCCGTCATGGCCCAGGGCCAATTCACCGGGCTCATCACCGAGCGGATGATCAAGGACTACACCCCGGGCAAGGCAACCTCCCTGGATACCTGGGAAGTGCACTACCTTCTGTCCAAGACCCCTGTGAAGGATGTGATGAATCCGAACCCCCGGACCGTCACGCCGGATGTGGATCTGGCCACGGCGGCCCAGGCCATCCTCGACCACAAGCTCTATGGGCTCTGCGTGGTGGATGGCGCGGGCAAGCTGGTGGGCATCATGTCGGTGGGCGACATGCTCAAGGCCGTGGTGGAGTTCGCCAAAGCCCGGTGA
- a CDS encoding bacteriohemerythrin yields the protein MPLAIWSDRFATGIDSIDRQHQQLFTAVNQLHEAFRQGHGQEQVRKAIDFLLDYTVDHFRTEEDHMRRHAYQGYAAHAAAHAQLVARVASLKADSDAGRPVAMEVTALLADWLKHHISEVDLAYIDFLKAKHIK from the coding sequence ATGCCACTTGCCATCTGGAGCGACCGGTTCGCCACCGGGATCGACAGCATCGATCGCCAGCACCAGCAGCTCTTCACGGCGGTCAACCAGCTCCATGAGGCCTTCCGCCAGGGCCACGGCCAGGAGCAGGTCCGGAAGGCCATCGACTTCCTCCTCGACTACACGGTGGATCACTTCCGCACCGAGGAGGATCACATGCGGCGCCACGCCTACCAGGGCTACGCCGCCCATGCCGCCGCCCACGCCCAGCTGGTGGCGCGGGTGGCCAGCCTGAAGGCGGACAGCGATGCCGGCCGTCCCGTGGCCATGGAAGTGACGGCCCTCCTGGCGGATTGGCTGAAACACCACATCAGCGAAGTGGATCTGGCCTACATCGATTTCCTGAAGGCCAAGCACATCAAGTAG
- a CDS encoding branched-chain amino acid ABC transporter permease: MAVFLQSLISGILIGGVYALIGIGLTLIFGVMRVVNFAHGDIMMVGMYLTYLLFTILGIDPFVSVLISFPLMFLFGGFLQKTFINRVLSAVAQNQILLTIGLGLIMSNTVMLIFTSDYKILTTSYSSSTIQVGGGVSISTPLLISFLITAAITAALGWFLLKTDTGQAIRATSQDRDAAQLMGINVKRMSIIAFGLGSALAGTAGALISPTYYIFPQVGGVFTLKAFVITVLGGMGSVVGATLGGVLIGITESMSAVYISSGWKDVVVFVLFLLVLLFKPSGLMGKSRT; the protein is encoded by the coding sequence ATGGCTGTCTTTCTTCAGTCCCTCATCAGCGGCATCCTGATCGGTGGGGTGTACGCGCTCATCGGCATCGGTCTCACGCTCATTTTCGGCGTGATGCGGGTCGTCAACTTCGCCCACGGCGACATCATGATGGTGGGGATGTACCTCACCTACCTGCTGTTCACGATCCTGGGCATCGACCCCTTCGTGTCCGTGCTCATCAGCTTCCCGCTGATGTTCCTCTTCGGGGGCTTCCTCCAAAAGACCTTCATCAACCGGGTGCTCAGCGCCGTCGCCCAGAACCAGATCCTCCTGACCATCGGCCTCGGGCTCATCATGAGCAACACGGTGATGCTGATCTTCACCTCGGACTACAAGATCCTCACGACTTCCTATTCCTCCTCCACCATCCAGGTGGGCGGTGGGGTCTCGATCTCCACGCCGCTGCTGATCTCCTTCCTGATCACGGCGGCCATCACGGCGGCCCTGGGCTGGTTCCTGCTGAAGACGGACACGGGCCAGGCCATCCGGGCCACTTCCCAGGACCGGGATGCGGCCCAGCTGATGGGCATCAATGTGAAACGGATGTCCATCATCGCCTTCGGCCTCGGCTCGGCCCTGGCGGGCACGGCCGGCGCGCTCATCTCCCCGACCTACTACATCTTCCCCCAGGTGGGTGGGGTGTTCACGCTGAAGGCCTTCGTCATCACGGTGCTCGGCGGCATGGGCAGCGTGGTCGGTGCGACGCTGGGTGGCGTGCTGATCGGCATCACCGAATCCATGAGCGCGGTCTACATCTCCTCCGGCTGGAAGGATGTGGTGGTCTTCGTGCTCTTCCTGCTGGTGCTCCTCTTCAAGCCCTCGGGCCTGATGGGCAAGTCGCGGACCTGA
- a CDS encoding ABC transporter ATP-binding protein, with product MLKIEKLNFAYGDLKVLWDVDLEVHEGEIVTVVGANGAGKSTTLKNISRLVTPTSGSITFQGRDLGKMQPHHVVEAGLVQVPEGRRIFPEMTVMENLRMGSYVKATRPDRQKNIDWVFELFPRLKEREKQLGGTMSGGEQQMLAIARGLMANPKVLLLDEPSLGLSPLLVKNIFDIITGINKQGVTILLVEQNVYQSLRIAHRAYVMETGRVVLTGTGEELLNNDHIKKAFLGM from the coding sequence ATGCTTAAGATCGAGAAACTGAACTTCGCCTATGGCGATCTGAAAGTCCTGTGGGATGTGGATCTGGAAGTCCACGAGGGCGAGATCGTCACTGTGGTCGGCGCCAATGGGGCCGGGAAATCCACCACGCTCAAGAACATTTCCCGCCTGGTCACGCCCACCTCAGGGAGCATCACCTTCCAGGGCAGAGACCTCGGCAAGATGCAGCCGCACCATGTGGTCGAAGCGGGACTGGTCCAGGTCCCCGAGGGGCGCCGCATCTTTCCCGAGATGACGGTGATGGAGAACCTCCGCATGGGCTCCTATGTCAAGGCCACCCGGCCGGACCGCCAGAAGAACATCGACTGGGTGTTCGAGCTGTTTCCCCGCCTCAAGGAGCGGGAAAAGCAGCTGGGCGGCACCATGTCCGGCGGCGAGCAGCAGATGCTGGCCATCGCCCGGGGCCTCATGGCCAACCCGAAGGTGCTGCTGCTGGACGAGCCTTCCCTGGGCCTGTCGCCCCTGCTGGTGAAGAACATCTTCGACATCATCACCGGCATCAACAAGCAGGGCGTTACCATTCTTCTGGTGGAGCAGAATGTCTACCAATCCCTCCGCATCGCCCACCGGGCCTATGTCATGGAGACGGGGCGGGTGGTGCTGACGGGCACGGGAGAGGAACTGCTCAACAACGACCACATCAAGAAAGCCTTCCTGGGCATGTGA
- a CDS encoding ABC transporter substrate-binding protein, translating into MRKHLLALGATLALSPCLLAQKIGVINSMSGPEAPIGENITNGIKLAEEDLKKKGINLQLVWEDDTGKPQISMSAMEKLATRDNVVGVVGPYTSACSNAVAKLAEKYRVPLLIPAAAKEEITRQGLKHVFRMNAPADQYASSLIDAAVSLGKPKTIAFVYENTDFGTSTTKTAKDYVGKKGIQVVADEPYPKGAADYRSTLAKVKSKNPDLVFMVSYVADAILLMRQSKEVGLQPQAFLGAGAGFTTVEFAKERAISESVISCTQWTNDVNWPGAKEFGARYKAKFGKEPTYHAACAYASMVIMAETAKNAGGDRAKTREGLKNGKWNGVMGEVKFADYDGFTNQNNHQMLVQQILSGNYETVLPSQFATKKAVYPFPKWK; encoded by the coding sequence ATGCGAAAGCACCTCTTGGCCCTGGGCGCAACTCTCGCCCTCTCTCCTTGTCTCCTGGCGCAGAAGATCGGCGTCATCAATTCGATGAGCGGCCCCGAGGCGCCCATCGGAGAGAACATCACCAACGGCATCAAGCTCGCCGAGGAGGATCTCAAGAAGAAGGGCATCAACCTCCAGTTGGTGTGGGAGGACGATACGGGCAAGCCGCAGATCTCCATGAGTGCCATGGAGAAGTTGGCCACCCGGGACAATGTGGTGGGCGTGGTGGGCCCCTACACCTCGGCCTGCTCCAACGCCGTCGCCAAACTGGCGGAGAAATACCGGGTACCGCTGCTCATCCCCGCCGCGGCCAAGGAGGAGATCACCCGCCAGGGCCTGAAGCATGTCTTCCGCATGAACGCCCCCGCGGATCAGTACGCATCCAGCCTCATCGATGCCGCCGTGAGCCTCGGCAAGCCGAAGACCATCGCCTTCGTCTACGAGAACACGGACTTCGGGACCTCCACCACCAAGACCGCCAAGGACTATGTGGGCAAGAAGGGCATCCAGGTGGTGGCCGATGAGCCCTATCCCAAGGGCGCCGCGGACTACCGCTCGACCCTGGCCAAGGTGAAGTCCAAGAACCCCGACCTGGTGTTCATGGTGTCCTATGTGGCCGACGCCATTCTCCTCATGCGGCAGTCGAAGGAAGTGGGCCTTCAGCCCCAGGCCTTCCTGGGCGCCGGTGCCGGGTTCACCACCGTGGAGTTCGCCAAGGAGCGCGCGATCTCCGAGAGCGTCATCTCCTGCACCCAGTGGACGAATGATGTGAACTGGCCGGGTGCGAAGGAATTCGGGGCCCGCTACAAGGCCAAGTTCGGCAAGGAACCCACCTATCATGCGGCCTGCGCCTACGCCTCGATGGTGATCATGGCCGAGACCGCCAAGAACGCCGGCGGTGACCGCGCGAAGACCCGCGAGGGGCTGAAGAACGGCAAGTGGAATGGCGTGATGGGCGAGGTCAAGTTCGCCGATTACGACGGGTTCACGAACCAGAACAATCACCAGATGCTCGTGCAGCAGATCCTCTCCGGGAACTACGAGACGGTGCTGCCTTCCCAGTTCGCCACGAAGAAGGCGGTCTATCCCTTCCCCAAGTGGAAGTGA
- a CDS encoding ABC transporter ATP-binding protein, producing the protein MAILEIKSVSKFFGGLAANSNVSFAVEEGMIMGLIGPNGAGKTTLFNCITGYYPPSKGEVVFDGRRMNGLQPDKVCKLGMVRTWQKVRPLAKLSVVDNVMVGALARTSSLRTAREVAMEQLKVVRMEHRADFLAGGLPIGERKKLEVARALATQPKLLLLDEVMGGLNPAESEEIIQLILDIKQHGLTQMVIEHDMKAIMRISDRIVVLTSGEKLTEGTPQEVVSNQDVIDAYLGESHA; encoded by the coding sequence ATGGCCATCTTAGAAATCAAGAGCGTCAGCAAGTTCTTCGGCGGCCTGGCGGCCAATTCCAATGTCTCCTTCGCGGTGGAGGAGGGGATGATCATGGGCCTCATCGGGCCCAACGGCGCGGGCAAGACCACCCTCTTCAACTGCATCACCGGCTACTATCCCCCGTCCAAGGGCGAGGTGGTGTTCGATGGCCGGCGCATGAACGGGCTCCAGCCCGACAAGGTCTGCAAGCTGGGCATGGTGCGGACCTGGCAGAAGGTCCGGCCCCTGGCCAAGCTCTCCGTGGTGGACAATGTGATGGTGGGTGCCCTGGCGCGGACCTCCTCCCTGAGGACCGCTCGGGAGGTGGCCATGGAGCAGCTGAAGGTGGTCCGCATGGAGCACCGGGCGGATTTCCTCGCCGGCGGCCTGCCCATCGGGGAGCGGAAGAAGCTTGAGGTGGCCCGCGCCCTCGCCACCCAGCCGAAGCTCCTGCTGCTGGACGAAGTCATGGGCGGCTTGAACCCCGCCGAAAGCGAGGAGATCATCCAGCTCATCCTCGACATCAAACAGCATGGCCTCACGCAGATGGTCATCGAGCACGACATGAAGGCCATCATGCGGATTTCCGACCGGATCGTCGTCCTGACTTCGGGCGAGAAGCTGACCGAAGGCACCCCCCAGGAGGTGGTGAGCAACCAGGACGTGATCGATGCCTACCTGGGTGAGAGCCATGCTTAA
- a CDS encoding branched-chain amino acid ABC transporter permease, whose protein sequence is MTKTILKSAAGLLVLVLLLALPRYMQSPYALHMMILLFLSVSQGQSWNILGGYAGQHSVGHAAYFGVGAYTTMMLMHTWQIVPWIGVWAGVGLVVVVALAIGSICFRLRGPYFVLASIAVAEILRLSAINLTTLTNGAEGILATEIPAFKIGERVVTDFLTKVPFYYIGLFLALLTIAITWLVQHSKLGYYFQAIREDQDAAHSLGIHIALYKNIGLVISAILTSLAGSFYGIYVGFVDPPTVLGLDVSVQIMLICIIGGMGTLWGPVLGSLVLVPLSEALRSNLITEGLVKIGLVSADSRIGIFLKENLSHAHVLLYGILVVLVILFMPDGLMGFVKKLAVRRKREAV, encoded by the coding sequence ATGACCAAGACCATCCTCAAGTCCGCCGCCGGCCTGCTCGTGCTGGTCCTCCTGCTGGCCCTTCCCAGGTACATGCAGAGTCCCTACGCCCTGCACATGATGATCCTGCTCTTCCTGAGCGTGTCGCAGGGCCAGAGCTGGAACATCCTCGGCGGGTACGCCGGCCAGCATTCCGTGGGCCACGCCGCCTACTTCGGCGTGGGGGCCTACACCACCATGATGCTCATGCATACCTGGCAGATCGTGCCCTGGATCGGGGTCTGGGCCGGCGTGGGTCTGGTGGTCGTGGTGGCGCTGGCCATCGGCAGCATCTGCTTCCGCCTGCGCGGCCCCTACTTCGTGCTGGCCTCCATCGCGGTGGCAGAGATCCTCCGCCTGTCGGCCATCAACCTGACCACCCTCACCAATGGGGCCGAGGGCATCCTGGCCACCGAGATCCCCGCCTTCAAGATCGGCGAGCGGGTGGTGACGGACTTCCTCACCAAGGTGCCCTTCTACTACATCGGCCTGTTCCTGGCCCTGCTCACCATCGCCATCACCTGGCTGGTGCAGCACTCCAAGCTGGGCTACTACTTCCAGGCCATCCGGGAGGACCAGGATGCCGCCCATTCCCTGGGCATCCACATCGCCCTCTACAAGAACATCGGCCTGGTCATCTCAGCCATCCTGACCTCGCTGGCCGGGAGCTTCTATGGCATCTATGTCGGCTTCGTGGATCCCCCCACGGTGCTGGGCCTGGATGTGTCCGTCCAGATCATGCTCATCTGCATCATCGGGGGCATGGGCACTCTGTGGGGACCGGTGCTCGGCTCCCTGGTGCTCGTTCCGCTCTCCGAGGCCCTGCGCAGCAACCTGATCACCGAGGGCCTGGTGAAGATCGGCCTCGTGAGCGCGGATTCGAGGATCGGGATCTTCCTCAAGGAGAACCTCTCCCATGCCCATGTCCTGCTCTACGGCATCCTCGTGGTGCTGGTGATCCTCTTCATGCCGGACGGGCTCATGGGCTTCGTCAAGAAGCTGGCTGTGCGCCGGAAGCGGGAGGCGGTCTGA
- a CDS encoding peptide MFS transporter, translating to MSEATQDPRLLDDQGIAGHPRGLMVLFFTEMWERFSYYGMRALLILFLVAPPDKGGLGMSGVKAASIYGTYEMSVYLASLPGGWVADRWLGQRKAVALGAVLIALGEFILAASGTVAVFYGGLAVIVAGTGLLKTNCATLVGSLYADNDARRDPGFTIYYMGVNLGALIAPIICGFLAQDPRFLGFLSRIGLATTSGWRWGFGAAGVAMVLGLIQFGLQQRKFGEAGLKPGSQQMEHGHTSTREPLRPEERKRLLVVAILFIFSVIFWMTYQQAGSSLNLFADRLTRSEVFGWHFPSTWFQSVNSAWLLLLAPLLSWLWVKLGDRDPSSPAKFALGLLFVGLGMLLLVPAARVATGAARVAPWWLVGTYGLHTVGELLLSPVGLSTTTKLAPARYQGLMMGVWYVSLGLGSKLAGKVAGLFETMPLARIYGSLFLATASAAVILALFTPRIKRLMGGVR from the coding sequence ATGAGCGAAGCCACCCAGGATCCCCGTCTGCTCGATGACCAGGGCATCGCGGGCCATCCGCGCGGCCTGATGGTCCTCTTCTTCACCGAGATGTGGGAGCGATTCAGCTACTACGGCATGCGCGCGTTGTTGATCCTCTTCCTCGTGGCCCCCCCGGACAAGGGGGGGCTCGGGATGAGCGGGGTGAAGGCCGCCAGCATCTACGGCACCTACGAGATGTCCGTCTACCTCGCCAGCCTGCCGGGCGGCTGGGTGGCCGACCGGTGGCTGGGCCAGCGGAAGGCGGTGGCCCTCGGCGCCGTGCTCATCGCCCTCGGGGAATTCATCCTCGCCGCCTCCGGAACGGTCGCCGTCTTCTACGGAGGACTCGCGGTGATCGTGGCCGGCACCGGCCTGCTCAAGACCAACTGCGCGACCCTCGTGGGCTCGCTCTATGCGGACAACGACGCCCGGCGCGACCCTGGCTTCACCATCTACTACATGGGGGTCAACCTCGGCGCCCTGATCGCCCCCATCATCTGCGGCTTCCTGGCGCAGGACCCACGCTTCCTCGGCTTCCTGTCCCGCATCGGCCTGGCCACCACGAGCGGCTGGCGCTGGGGCTTCGGCGCAGCCGGAGTGGCCATGGTGCTGGGCCTCATCCAGTTCGGGCTGCAGCAGCGGAAGTTCGGCGAGGCCGGCCTGAAGCCGGGCTCCCAGCAGATGGAGCATGGACACACCAGCACACGGGAACCTCTCCGCCCCGAGGAGCGCAAGCGGCTGCTGGTGGTGGCCATCCTCTTCATCTTCTCGGTGATCTTCTGGATGACCTATCAGCAGGCCGGCTCGAGCCTCAACCTCTTCGCCGACCGCCTCACCCGCTCCGAGGTCTTCGGGTGGCATTTCCCCTCCACCTGGTTTCAGAGCGTCAACTCCGCCTGGCTGCTGCTCCTGGCCCCTCTCCTCTCCTGGCTCTGGGTGAAGCTCGGCGACCGGGATCCCTCCAGCCCCGCCAAGTTCGCCCTGGGTCTGCTCTTCGTGGGCCTGGGCATGCTCCTCCTGGTCCCGGCGGCCAGGGTGGCGACCGGGGCGGCCCGCGTGGCGCCGTGGTGGCTGGTGGGCACCTACGGACTCCACACGGTCGGGGAGCTGCTGTTGTCCCCCGTCGGCCTGAGCACCACCACCAAGCTGGCTCCAGCCCGGTACCAGGGCCTGATGATGGGGGTCTGGTATGTGTCCCTCGGCCTGGGCAGCAAGCTCGCCGGCAAGGTGGCAGGCCTCTTCGAGACCATGCCCCTCGCCCGCATCTATGGCAGTCTCTTCCTGGCCACGGCTTCCGCGGCGGTGATCCTGGCGCTCTTCACCCCCAGGATCAAGCGGCTCATGGGAGGCGTCCGGTAG
- a CDS encoding S9 family peptidase: MPVRALLASLILTASLLGQTPSRVPGQFPEGASGQLTLEAIAHPTKKVTYAGMPTTRLDWLPDGALVQTRREGDQVSLLRVDPATWASTPLLEAGRLQAALVAAGAADIAARTALGRGGFIWNEDRSTFLLEADGDLFQVEVKAARAKRIASGKVDEPTFSPDGRQVAYLRGNDLYRAEVATGRETRLTTGGSETVFNGRLDWVYQEEVYGRGSFRAFWWAPDSRRIAYLQLDETKVPVFTLMDDRHQPQKAQAARYPKAGDPNPIARLGVVELDGRTAWMDDPYPGQETLIVQVGWDPQGHLLAIHQDRIQSWLDLRRYEATGSKRLLHENGRAWQERLPLPHFLPDGGFLWESGRTGHHHVYRYGKDGSLTGAITAGDWDVKRVHGVDAKAGCLYFDATERSPIGLDAYRIGLDGKGLTRLTDRPGTHRARFNATFTAFLDVWSDVQTPPQQALHDGAGKQLRLIDANPSEGWKALKRGKVSFQQVKTRDGFPMETMLVLPPGFDPSRRYPVFQEVYGGPATPTVRNAWGRDMLWYQFLAQQGIVVWACDNRSASAKGLASAYGIHRNLGAQELQDQLDGHAWLKQHGWADLDRLCLDGWSYGGFMVTYALTHSKAWKLGIAGAPVTDWRLYDSIYTERYMGLPSDNKAGYEASSVVKAAGNLSGRLLLLHGTLDDNVHPQNSVMLIDALQKAGHPVQLVLLPGSDHVPRAPQHAWARFQAMWDFISKNL, translated from the coding sequence ATGCCCGTCCGCGCCCTTCTGGCCAGCCTGATCCTCACCGCGTCCCTGTTGGGCCAGACTCCGAGCCGCGTCCCGGGCCAATTCCCGGAAGGGGCCTCCGGCCAGCTCACATTGGAAGCCATCGCCCACCCCACAAAGAAGGTGACCTACGCCGGCATGCCCACCACGCGCCTGGATTGGTTGCCGGATGGGGCCCTCGTGCAGACGCGGCGAGAAGGGGACCAGGTGTCCCTCCTGCGGGTGGATCCCGCCACCTGGGCCTCGACACCCCTGCTCGAAGCGGGCCGCCTCCAGGCCGCCCTGGTCGCCGCCGGAGCTGCCGACATCGCCGCAAGGACCGCCCTCGGACGCGGGGGGTTCATCTGGAATGAGGACCGCAGCACCTTCCTGCTCGAGGCCGACGGCGACCTCTTCCAGGTGGAGGTGAAGGCAGCCAGGGCCAAGCGCATCGCGAGCGGGAAGGTCGACGAACCCACCTTCAGCCCCGATGGCCGGCAGGTGGCCTATCTCCGCGGCAACGACCTCTACCGGGCCGAGGTGGCCACGGGCCGGGAGACCCGGCTCACCACCGGCGGCAGCGAGACGGTGTTCAACGGCCGCCTGGACTGGGTGTACCAGGAGGAGGTCTATGGCCGCGGCAGCTTCCGGGCCTTCTGGTGGGCGCCGGATTCCAGGCGCATCGCCTACCTGCAGCTGGATGAGACCAAGGTGCCGGTCTTCACCCTCATGGATGACCGCCACCAGCCCCAGAAGGCCCAGGCCGCCCGCTATCCCAAGGCCGGGGATCCCAATCCCATCGCCCGCCTGGGCGTGGTGGAATTGGATGGGCGCACCGCCTGGATGGACGACCCCTACCCCGGCCAGGAGACCCTCATCGTGCAGGTGGGCTGGGATCCTCAGGGGCACCTGCTCGCCATTCATCAGGACCGCATCCAGAGCTGGCTGGATCTGCGCCGTTACGAAGCGACTGGCTCGAAACGGCTCCTCCACGAGAACGGCCGCGCCTGGCAGGAGCGGCTGCCCCTGCCCCATTTCCTGCCCGATGGCGGCTTCCTCTGGGAATCGGGCCGCACCGGCCATCACCATGTCTATCGCTACGGGAAGGACGGAAGCCTGACCGGCGCCATCACCGCCGGTGACTGGGATGTCAAGCGCGTGCACGGTGTGGATGCCAAGGCCGGCTGCCTCTACTTCGACGCCACGGAGCGCAGCCCCATCGGCCTGGACGCCTATCGCATCGGCCTCGACGGCAAAGGCCTCACGCGCCTCACGGATCGGCCGGGCACCCACCGCGCCAGGTTCAACGCGACCTTCACGGCCTTCCTCGATGTCTGGAGCGATGTCCAGACACCGCCCCAGCAGGCCCTGCACGATGGGGCCGGGAAGCAGCTGCGCCTCATCGACGCCAACCCCAGCGAGGGCTGGAAAGCCCTGAAGCGCGGCAAGGTCAGCTTCCAGCAGGTGAAGACCCGGGATGGCTTCCCCATGGAAACCATGCTGGTGCTGCCCCCCGGGTTCGATCCTTCCCGACGCTACCCCGTCTTCCAGGAGGTCTACGGGGGGCCGGCAACACCCACGGTGCGCAATGCCTGGGGCCGGGACATGCTCTGGTACCAGTTCCTCGCCCAGCAGGGCATCGTCGTCTGGGCCTGCGACAACCGCAGCGCCTCGGCCAAGGGGCTGGCCAGCGCCTACGGCATCCACCGCAACCTCGGGGCCCAGGAACTCCAGGACCAGCTCGACGGCCACGCCTGGCTGAAGCAGCATGGCTGGGCCGACTTGGACCGGCTCTGCCTGGATGGCTGGAGCTACGGCGGCTTCATGGTCACCTATGCCCTCACCCACAGCAAAGCCTGGAAGCTGGGCATCGCCGGGGCGCCCGTGACGGATTGGCGCCTCTACGACAGCATCTACACCGAGCGCTACATGGGCCTGCCCTCTGACAACAAGGCCGGCTACGAAGCCAGCTCCGTGGTGAAGGCCGCCGGGAACCTGTCGGGCAGGCTGCTGCTGCTGCATGGAACGCTGGATGACAATGTGCACCCCCAGAACAGCGTGATGCTGATCGATGCCCTCCAGAAGGCGGGCCATCCGGTCCAACTCGTGCTGCTGCCGGGCTCTGACCATGTGCCCCGCGCCCCCCAGCATGCCTGGGCGCGCTTCCAGGCCATGTGGGACTTCATCTCGAAGAACCTGTAG